One stretch of Nocardia mangyaensis DNA includes these proteins:
- a CDS encoding DUF2277 domain-containing protein, giving the protein MCRNITVLRGLEPAATEQEIYAAALQYVRKVGGISGLSSTTKPAVDKAVAAIAAATTTLLAELPDRRVPPPSEPPLRRIAARDAEVQETP; this is encoded by the coding sequence ATGTGTAGAAATATCACCGTCTTGCGTGGTCTGGAGCCTGCCGCCACCGAGCAGGAGATCTACGCTGCCGCCTTGCAATACGTGCGCAAAGTCGGCGGCATCTCCGGGCTGAGCAGCACCACCAAACCCGCGGTCGACAAGGCCGTCGCCGCCATCGCCGCGGCCACGACGACACTGCTCGCCGAACTGCCCGATCGCCGGGTCCCGCCGCCGTCCGAACCGCCGCTGCGGCGGATCGCGGCTCGTGATGCCGAGGTTCAGGAGACTCCGTAG
- a CDS encoding DUF1266 domain-containing protein: MPARGVPALTTFPYPELDEREEDHWSGAGVSDDELRALALGAFYSTRWDAFHDAVLLGPEREHPLGDRRELAIDTLTGAWGITDGTEARASMEQLLEGMHAPLYALVHPLVMASVNASERDRFGERADRHRAFLRQVGSFRGMDNPEALVRDYDIWAQAIKIGFTEHLSRPLPNDIHAWDLARVVAVARMAFTAGYLEADMAWEYVMRALPPAQRRYRNWRQFGDAYLAGWTYWQATEDLAELKNGGVDRRMELLRLWTRPTSPWRRIELNEPEQKTETEASEPN; the protein is encoded by the coding sequence ATGCCTGCCAGGGGAGTACCAGCGCTGACCACTTTTCCCTACCCGGAACTGGACGAGCGCGAGGAAGATCACTGGTCCGGCGCCGGTGTGAGCGACGACGAACTGCGCGCGCTGGCACTCGGTGCCTTCTACTCGACCCGCTGGGACGCCTTCCACGACGCCGTGCTGCTCGGCCCCGAACGCGAACATCCGCTCGGTGACCGTCGCGAACTCGCCATCGACACCCTCACCGGTGCCTGGGGCATCACTGATGGCACCGAGGCCCGCGCCTCGATGGAACAGTTGCTCGAAGGCATGCACGCCCCGCTCTACGCGCTGGTGCACCCACTGGTCATGGCCTCGGTCAACGCCAGCGAGCGCGACCGTTTCGGTGAGCGCGCCGACCGGCACCGCGCCTTCCTCCGTCAGGTCGGCTCGTTCCGCGGCATGGACAATCCCGAAGCGCTGGTCCGCGACTACGACATCTGGGCCCAGGCCATCAAGATCGGTTTCACCGAACACCTGTCCCGCCCGCTGCCCAACGACATCCACGCCTGGGACCTGGCCCGCGTCGTCGCCGTCGCCAGAATGGCGTTCACCGCCGGGTACCTGGAAGCGGACATGGCCTGGGAGTACGTCATGCGCGCGCTCCCGCCCGCCCAGCGCCGCTACCGCAACTGGCGCCAGTTCGGCGACGCCTACCTGGCGGGCTGGACCTATTGGCAGGCCACCGAGGACCTCGCCGAACTCAAGAACGGCGGCGTGGACCGGCGAATGGAACTCCTACGCCTATGGACCCGCCCCACCAGCCCATGGCGCCGAATCGAACTGAACGAACCGGAACAGAAGACCGAAACCGAAGCATCAGAACCGAACTGA
- the ftsH gene encoding ATP-dependent zinc metalloprotease FtsH, with protein MNRKTVFRTLAIISGIMLMIWLFSFLGDDTRGWESVDTSVALSQLEDKANVKQVQIDDKEQQLRIELNNGNEATNNNTKIVTKYPGGGENSAKILDAVQASGAEYDTVVKQESWLSQLLLFIVPMVLLVGLFIFVMSRMQGGGRGGMMGFGKSKAKLLTKDMPKTTFQDVAGADEAVEELYEIKDFLQNPARYQALGAKIPKGVLLFGPPGTGKTLLARAVAGEAGVPFFTISGSDFVEMFVGVGASRVRDLFEQAKQNSPCIIFVDEIDAVGRQRGAGMGGGHDEREQTLNQLLVEMDGFGDRTNIILIAATNRPDILDPALLRPGRFDRQIPVGNPDLAGRRAILRVHSAGKPIAPDADLEGLAKRTVGMSGADLANVINEAALLTARENGSLITGEALEESVDRVIGGPRRKSRIISEHEKKITAYHEGGHTLAAWAMPDIEPVYKVTILARGRTGGHAMTVPEDDKGLMTRSEMISRLVFAMGGRAAEELVFHEPTTGASSDIDQATKIARGMVTEYGMSARLGAVRYGQEQGDPFVGRSMGVQADYSHEVAREIDEEVRNLIEAAHTEAWSILSEYRDALDALATALLERETLHRKDLELILADVVKRPRITAFNDFGDRHPSDKPPVKTPGELAVERGEPWPPPVPEPVPNGAPSLEKPNGHPPQQPYGQPPPPAAGYPLPAAPTQAFPRQGGTQGSRPDYGAPAGWSAPGWPPREEQPQQPPQGQGNPWGRPEQQQPRPGFQPWGQPPAAPPQQPAPGTEPENNDWDGPNGRQ; from the coding sequence ATGAACCGCAAGACAGTGTTTCGCACTTTGGCGATCATCTCGGGCATCATGCTGATGATCTGGCTGTTCAGCTTCCTCGGCGATGACACGCGCGGCTGGGAGAGTGTCGACACCTCCGTGGCGCTCAGCCAGCTCGAGGACAAAGCCAACGTCAAGCAGGTGCAGATCGATGACAAGGAGCAGCAGCTCCGCATCGAACTGAACAATGGCAACGAGGCGACCAACAACAACACCAAGATCGTCACCAAGTACCCCGGTGGCGGTGAGAACTCGGCGAAGATCCTGGACGCGGTCCAGGCCTCCGGCGCCGAGTACGACACGGTGGTCAAGCAGGAGAGCTGGCTGTCCCAGCTGCTGCTGTTCATCGTGCCGATGGTGCTGCTGGTCGGCCTGTTCATCTTCGTGATGTCGCGCATGCAGGGCGGTGGTCGCGGCGGCATGATGGGCTTCGGCAAGTCCAAGGCCAAGCTGCTGACCAAGGACATGCCCAAGACCACGTTCCAGGACGTGGCGGGCGCCGACGAAGCGGTCGAAGAGCTCTACGAGATCAAGGACTTCCTGCAGAACCCGGCCCGCTACCAGGCCCTTGGCGCGAAGATCCCCAAGGGTGTGCTGCTGTTCGGCCCGCCCGGTACCGGTAAGACGCTGCTCGCGCGCGCCGTCGCCGGTGAGGCCGGGGTGCCGTTCTTCACCATCTCCGGTTCGGACTTCGTCGAGATGTTCGTCGGTGTCGGCGCCTCGCGGGTGCGTGACCTGTTCGAGCAGGCCAAGCAGAACAGCCCCTGCATCATCTTCGTCGACGAGATCGACGCGGTCGGCCGTCAGCGTGGTGCCGGGATGGGCGGCGGTCACGACGAACGCGAGCAGACCCTCAACCAGTTGCTCGTCGAGATGGACGGCTTCGGTGACCGCACCAACATCATCCTGATCGCGGCCACCAACCGGCCCGACATCCTCGACCCCGCGCTGCTGCGCCCCGGCCGGTTCGACCGGCAGATCCCGGTCGGCAATCCCGACCTCGCGGGTCGCCGCGCGATCCTGCGGGTGCACTCCGCGGGCAAGCCGATCGCGCCCGACGCCGACCTCGAGGGCCTGGCCAAGCGCACGGTCGGGATGTCCGGCGCCGATCTGGCCAACGTCATCAACGAGGCCGCGCTGCTCACCGCACGCGAGAACGGTTCGCTGATCACCGGCGAGGCGCTCGAGGAGTCGGTCGACCGCGTCATCGGCGGACCGCGGCGCAAGAGCCGCATCATCAGCGAGCACGAGAAGAAGATCACCGCCTACCACGAGGGCGGTCACACGCTCGCCGCGTGGGCGATGCCCGATATCGAGCCGGTCTACAAGGTGACCATCCTGGCTCGCGGTCGCACCGGCGGTCATGCCATGACGGTGCCCGAGGACGACAAGGGCCTGATGACCCGCTCGGAGATGATCTCCCGGCTGGTGTTCGCCATGGGTGGCCGCGCGGCCGAGGAACTGGTGTTCCACGAGCCGACCACCGGCGCGTCCTCCGATATCGATCAGGCGACCAAAATCGCGCGCGGCATGGTCACCGAGTACGGCATGAGTGCCCGCCTCGGCGCGGTCCGCTACGGCCAGGAGCAGGGCGACCCGTTCGTCGGTCGTTCGATGGGCGTGCAGGCCGACTACTCGCACGAAGTGGCCCGCGAGATCGACGAGGAGGTGCGCAACCTCATCGAGGCCGCGCACACCGAGGCCTGGTCGATCCTGAGCGAGTACCGCGACGCGCTCGACGCGCTGGCGACCGCTCTGCTCGAGCGCGAGACCCTGCACCGCAAGGACCTCGAGCTGATCCTGGCCGATGTGGTGAAGCGCCCGCGGATCACCGCCTTCAACGATTTCGGTGACCGGCACCCCTCCGACAAGCCGCCGGTGAAGACCCCGGGTGAGCTCGCTGTCGAGCGGGGCGAGCCGTGGCCGCCGCCGGTGCCGGAGCCGGTGCCCAACGGCGCACCGTCGTTGGAGAAGCCCAACGGCCACCCGCCGCAGCAGCCCTACGGTCAGCCCCCGCCGCCCGCCGCCGGTTATCCGCTGCCCGCCGCGCCGACCCAGGCGTTCCCGCGCCAAGGCGGCACCCAGGGTTCGCGGCCCGATTACGGTGCCCCGGCCGGCTGGTCGGCACCGGGGTGGCCGCCGCGCGAGGAGCAGCCGCAACAGCCGCCGCAGGGCCAGGGCAATCCCTGGGGACGGCCGGAACAACAGCAGCCTCGCCCGGGGTTCCAACCGTGGGGCCAACCGCCCGCCGCGCCGCCGCAGCAGCCTGCGCCCGGCACGGAACCGGAGAACAACGACTGGGACGGGCCGAACGGCCGCCAATGA
- the folE gene encoding GTP cyclohydrolase I FolE, translating into MTALATGRPFDQARAENAVRELLLAVGEDPDRPGLLDTPARVARAYREMFAGLYTEPDAVLATTFDEGHQELVLVRDIPMYSTCEHHLVSFHGVAHVGYIPGTHGRVTGLSKLARVVDLYAKRPQVQERLTSQIADAVMRRLDPRGAIVVVEAEHLCMAMRGIRKPGASTTTSAVRGLLQTNAASRSEALDLILRK; encoded by the coding sequence TTGACGGCGTTGGCGACCGGCCGTCCGTTCGATCAGGCGCGGGCCGAGAACGCGGTCCGTGAACTGCTGCTCGCAGTCGGTGAGGACCCCGATCGCCCCGGCCTCCTCGATACCCCGGCCCGGGTGGCGCGCGCGTACCGGGAGATGTTCGCCGGGCTCTACACCGAGCCCGACGCGGTGCTGGCCACCACCTTCGACGAGGGGCACCAGGAACTCGTGCTGGTCCGCGACATCCCGATGTACTCCACCTGTGAGCATCATCTGGTCTCGTTCCACGGCGTCGCGCACGTCGGCTACATCCCCGGCACGCACGGCCGGGTGACCGGGCTGTCGAAGCTGGCCCGCGTCGTCGACCTCTACGCCAAGCGTCCGCAGGTGCAGGAGCGGCTGACCAGCCAGATCGCCGACGCCGTGATGCGCAGGCTGGACCCGCGCGGCGCGATCGTGGTGGTCGAGGCCGAGCATCTGTGCATGGCGATGCGCGGTATCCGCAAGCCCGGTGCGAGCACCACCACCTCGGCGGTGCGCGGCCTGCTGCAGACCAACGCCGCCTCGCGATCCGAGGCGCTGGACCTGATCCTGCGCAAATGA
- the folP gene encoding dihydropteroate synthase: MSEPLVAVRGGRSCVVMGVVNVTADSFSDGGRYLDPERAIAHGIALYEAGADIVDVGGESTRPGADRVDPAAEIGRVVPVIRGLVAAGVPTSVDTMRSEVAEAALEAGVAVVNDVSGGRADPNMVKVVAAAGVPWILMHWRAGADYRHTGPADHYDDVVAEVRAELAAQVDLAVAAGIAPERLILDPGLGFAKNAEHNWELLAALPELVADGAPILVGASRKRFLGALLADADGPRPPDGRETATATVSALAATHGAWGVRVHDVRASLDAIAVVDAWRRATAARGVIR; this comes from the coding sequence ATGAGCGAGCCTCTCGTGGCCGTGCGGGGCGGACGCTCGTGTGTGGTCATGGGCGTGGTCAACGTGACCGCGGATTCCTTCTCCGACGGTGGTCGTTATCTCGATCCCGAGCGCGCGATCGCGCACGGCATCGCGCTGTACGAGGCGGGCGCCGACATCGTCGACGTGGGCGGTGAGTCGACCAGGCCGGGTGCCGACCGGGTCGACCCGGCCGCCGAGATCGGGCGCGTGGTCCCGGTGATCCGCGGGCTGGTCGCCGCCGGTGTGCCGACCAGCGTGGACACCATGCGCTCCGAGGTGGCCGAGGCCGCGCTCGAAGCCGGTGTCGCGGTGGTCAACGACGTCTCCGGTGGTCGCGCCGACCCGAACATGGTGAAGGTGGTCGCCGCCGCCGGGGTGCCGTGGATTCTCATGCACTGGCGCGCCGGGGCCGACTATCGCCACACCGGTCCCGCCGACCACTACGACGATGTGGTGGCCGAAGTGCGCGCCGAGCTGGCCGCCCAGGTGGACCTGGCCGTGGCCGCCGGCATCGCGCCCGAGCGGCTGATCCTCGATCCAGGCCTCGGCTTCGCCAAGAACGCCGAGCACAACTGGGAACTGCTCGCCGCCCTGCCCGAACTGGTCGCCGACGGCGCACCGATCCTGGTCGGCGCCTCCCGCAAACGCTTCCTCGGCGCACTGCTGGCCGATGCCGACGGTCCACGTCCGCCGGACGGCAGGGAGACCGCCACCGCCACCGTGTCCGCGCTCGCCGCGACCCATGGCGCGTGGGGGGTGCGGGTGCATGATGTGCGTGCCTCGCTGGACGCGATCGCCGTCGTCGACGCGTGGCGTCGAGCCACTGCCGCCCGAGGAGTCATCCGATGA
- the folB gene encoding dihydroneopterin aldolase, with protein MSSPLLPPPADRPASSRIELRGLRVFGRHGVFDFERRDGQEFVVDLTVWVDFTAAAASDDLADTVDYGALAERAVRIVAGPPRDLIETVVSEIADDVMADPRIEAVEAVVHKPSAPIPHTFADVRVVATRYRTVAPGARR; from the coding sequence ATGAGCTCACCGCTGCTGCCCCCGCCCGCCGACCGGCCCGCCTCCTCGCGGATCGAGCTGCGTGGACTGCGGGTGTTCGGCAGGCACGGCGTCTTCGACTTCGAGCGGCGCGACGGCCAGGAGTTCGTCGTCGACCTGACGGTGTGGGTGGATTTCACCGCGGCCGCCGCCTCCGACGATCTGGCCGACACCGTCGACTACGGCGCGCTCGCCGAACGCGCGGTGCGGATCGTGGCCGGTCCACCGCGCGATCTGATCGAGACAGTGGTTTCCGAGATCGCCGACGACGTGATGGCCGACCCGCGGATCGAGGCGGTGGAGGCGGTCGTGCACAAGCCCTCGGCCCCGATCCCGCACACCTTCGCCGACGTCCGGGTGGTCGCCACCCGGTATCGCACGGTGGCGCCGGGGGCGCGCCGATGA
- the folK gene encoding 2-amino-4-hydroxy-6-hydroxymethyldihydropteridine diphosphokinase has translation MSRAVLSIGANLGDRLANLRSVLDGLGKRALAVSPVYTTAPWGGVDQDDYLNAVVVAEDPSFDDYAWLRFGQELEQAANRVRAVRWGARTLDVDVVQCTDDTGAPIARDTDPTLILPHPQAYRRAFVLVPWLAVEPAARLLVDGVEVPVADLVAGLDPGERAGVVRTDLALRDESAHPC, from the coding sequence ATGAGTCGGGCGGTGCTCTCGATCGGCGCGAATCTCGGCGACCGGCTGGCCAACCTGCGCAGCGTGCTCGACGGGCTGGGGAAGCGCGCGCTCGCGGTCTCGCCGGTCTACACGACCGCGCCGTGGGGCGGTGTCGACCAGGACGACTACCTGAATGCCGTTGTCGTGGCCGAGGATCCGAGCTTCGATGACTATGCCTGGCTGCGCTTCGGGCAGGAGCTCGAGCAGGCCGCAAACCGGGTGCGTGCGGTGCGTTGGGGCGCGCGCACTCTCGATGTCGACGTGGTCCAGTGCACCGACGACACCGGCGCGCCCATCGCGCGCGATACCGATCCCACCCTGATCCTGCCGCACCCGCAGGCGTATCGCCGCGCCTTCGTGCTCGTGCCCTGGCTGGCCGTGGAACCGGCTGCGCGGCTGCTCGTGGATGGCGTCGAGGTGCCCGTCGCCGACCTGGTCGCCGGGCTCGATCCGGGCGAACGGGCCGGGGTGGTGCGGACCGACCTGGCGCTGCGCGACGAGAGCGCGCATCCGTGCTGA
- a CDS encoding DUF3180 domain-containing protein, giving the protein MLKPTRLLDLALNVVVAAAVAWVATRFAYSTFPSISVLAGASLLPVAAIEAALGFVIKARIADERIGDGLREMHPINVARAVALAKASLQVGSLATGVWLGFLLWVFPQRGTVGAAAADSPGAVVGLLAGSALVAAALWLEYCCRAPEDPPDEPATT; this is encoded by the coding sequence GTGCTGAAACCCACCCGGCTGCTCGACCTCGCGCTCAACGTGGTGGTGGCCGCGGCGGTGGCCTGGGTCGCCACTCGCTTCGCCTACTCGACCTTCCCGTCCATCTCGGTGCTCGCCGGTGCCTCGCTGCTGCCGGTCGCCGCGATCGAGGCGGCGCTCGGCTTCGTGATCAAGGCCAGGATCGCCGATGAGCGCATCGGTGACGGGCTGCGCGAGATGCATCCGATCAATGTGGCGCGCGCGGTCGCGCTGGCCAAGGCCTCGCTGCAGGTGGGTTCGCTGGCCACCGGCGTGTGGCTCGGCTTCCTGCTGTGGGTATTCCCACAGCGGGGGACCGTGGGGGCCGCCGCGGCCGATTCGCCGGGCGCGGTGGTGGGTCTACTCGCCGGTTCGGCCCTGGTTGCTGCGGCTTTGTGGCTCGAGTACTGCTGCCGGGCTCCGGAGGATCCGCCGGACGAACCGGCTACCACATAG
- a CDS encoding DUF6779 domain-containing protein, translated as MVSPSRSTTPRRRRDDAGKLFVGLIIALGLTASVFLVFSDNLHYVRIGLVAALWAAVLGALAATRYRKDAAVDNAKVRDLQTVYELQLEREINARREYEMGVEARVRAEVGADATEIAALRAELTLLRQNLQVLFDGALPDERPALQADAFRIDALPSGGFDAFDEPERDFDDSPEDATAAWFGPWQQPPSALKPVFMQPVSANFADPYDDPVTAETSAVQLDEYAETQESEPAPEPAPAKSSKTPPPRLSAPHTRQVSDTGLPVDPSSTSGNGSPTESPAEPAAQPSTPVETAANVPAAAASSNPPSAPAGDTPAVPAADAPAANAVTEPEQPVADKPVPAKPAPAPAVGTSSRRRRRAESEDSPRLSVADIMANLQSESRS; from the coding sequence ATGGTTTCACCCTCCCGTAGCACAACGCCCCGTCGACGGCGGGACGACGCGGGAAAGCTCTTCGTCGGCCTCATCATCGCGCTCGGCCTGACAGCCAGCGTTTTCCTCGTCTTCAGCGACAACCTGCACTACGTCAGGATCGGCCTGGTAGCGGCACTGTGGGCGGCGGTGCTCGGCGCGCTCGCGGCCACCCGCTACCGCAAGGACGCCGCGGTCGACAATGCGAAGGTGCGCGATCTGCAGACGGTGTACGAGTTGCAGCTCGAGCGCGAGATCAACGCCCGGCGCGAGTACGAGATGGGCGTCGAGGCGCGGGTGCGCGCCGAGGTCGGCGCCGACGCCACCGAGATCGCGGCCCTGCGCGCCGAGCTCACCTTGCTCCGGCAGAACTTGCAGGTCCTCTTCGACGGCGCGCTGCCCGACGAGCGGCCCGCGCTGCAGGCCGACGCCTTCCGCATCGACGCGCTGCCCAGCGGTGGCTTCGACGCCTTCGACGAGCCGGAACGCGATTTCGACGATAGCCCCGAGGATGCCACCGCCGCCTGGTTCGGCCCCTGGCAGCAACCGCCCAGCGCACTCAAACCCGTCTTCATGCAACCGGTTTCGGCCAATTTCGCCGACCCCTACGACGACCCGGTCACCGCGGAGACCTCGGCCGTTCAGCTCGACGAATACGCCGAGACCCAGGAGTCCGAGCCTGCGCCGGAACCAGCGCCGGCGAAGTCCTCGAAGACTCCGCCGCCGCGCCTGTCCGCCCCGCACACCCGTCAGGTGAGCGATACGGGTCTGCCGGTCGACCCCAGCAGCACGTCGGGGAATGGCTCGCCCACCGAGTCTCCGGCCGAGCCTGCCGCCCAGCCGTCGACTCCGGTCGAGACGGCCGCGAACGTCCCCGCGGCCGCTGCCTCCTCGAACCCTCCCAGCGCACCCGCCGGGGACACACCCGCGGTGCCGGCCGCTGATGCACCTGCGGCGAACGCTGTCACCGAGCCGGAGCAGCCTGTCGCCGACAAACCGGTGCCGGCCAAGCCTGCTCCCGCCCCGGCTGTCGGGACCAGCTCGCGCCGCCGTCGTCGTGCCGAATCCGAGGACTCGCCTCGCCTGTCCGTGGCGGACATCATGGCCAACCTGCAGTCGGAGTCTCGTTCCTGA
- a CDS encoding Rossmann-like and DUF2520 domain-containing protein, with product MTSRSVNSDGANVGVDPAPARLTVGIVSAGRVGSALGVALERAGHVVFGVAAISDASVHRAQSRLPESQILPIEQIAQRSELLLLAVPDAELAGLVRGLASAKVVRPGTIVVHTSGANGVGVLAPLTEQGALGLAVHPAMTFTGHDEDIDRLPNACFGVTAADEVGYAIAQALVIEMGGEPVRVSEEHRTLYHAALAHGSNHLVTLIVDAVTALRASLAGPGLLGQPVVDDQPGGLPERLLAPLVSAALDNALRRGKAALTGPVARGDVDAVAAHLTALDAVDERLAAAYRAMSLRTAELAQTNPALLDLLAEEGH from the coding sequence TTGACCTCTAGAAGTGTCAATTCCGATGGCGCGAACGTCGGTGTCGACCCTGCGCCCGCACGGCTGACGGTGGGAATCGTCTCGGCGGGACGGGTGGGTTCGGCGCTCGGAGTCGCGCTCGAGCGTGCGGGCCATGTGGTCTTCGGTGTCGCCGCGATCTCGGATGCCTCGGTGCACCGGGCGCAGTCGCGGCTGCCCGAATCGCAGATCCTGCCGATCGAACAGATCGCCCAGCGCAGCGAACTGCTGCTGCTCGCCGTCCCCGATGCCGAATTGGCCGGGCTGGTTCGTGGTCTGGCGAGTGCGAAGGTGGTTCGCCCTGGCACGATCGTCGTCCACACCTCCGGCGCGAACGGCGTCGGTGTGCTGGCTCCGCTCACCGAACAGGGCGCTCTCGGCCTGGCCGTCCATCCCGCGATGACCTTCACCGGGCACGACGAGGACATCGACCGCCTTCCCAATGCCTGCTTCGGCGTCACCGCGGCCGACGAGGTCGGCTATGCCATCGCGCAGGCGCTGGTGATCGAGATGGGCGGCGAGCCGGTGCGGGTCTCGGAGGAACACCGCACGCTCTACCACGCCGCGCTGGCCCACGGCAGCAATCACCTGGTCACCCTGATCGTCGACGCGGTGACCGCCCTGCGCGCCTCGCTGGCCGGACCGGGCCTGCTCGGTCAGCCGGTGGTCGACGACCAGCCGGGCGGCCTGCCCGAACGCCTGTTGGCACCGCTGGTCTCGGCCGCGCTCGACAACGCGCTGCGCCGCGGCAAGGCCGCGCTGACCGGCCCGGTCGCTCGCGGTGACGTCGACGCGGTGGCCGCGCACCTGACCGCACTCGATGCGGTGGACGAGCGCCTGGCCGCGGCCTACCGCGCCATGTCACTGCGCACCGCCGAACTCGCCCAGACCAATCCGGCCCTGCTGGACCTACTCGCCGAGGAAGGCCACTGA
- the panC gene encoding pantoate--beta-alanine ligase, whose amino-acid sequence MEPVEVRHHQGGARVSGAYQPGALTVHHDPEVVATVTKALRGAGRTVGFVPTMGALHEGHLQLIRQAKRTNQVVIVSIFVNPLQFGPTEDLDAYPRTLDADLDLLRTEGVELVFAPSVSDMYPEGPRTTVLPGPLGAELDGGTRPTHFAGMLTVVAKLLQLTHASEAYFGEKDYQQLTLIRQMVRDLNFDVKIVAYPTVREPDGLALSSRNRYLDASERESALALSAALAAGRHAAGLGPEAVVAAARGVLGTVDGVDLEYLELRDANLGPAPTAGNARLLVAARVGQTRLIDNAPLVLGAQIDGHPDANSLPASQAQ is encoded by the coding sequence ATGGAACCCGTAGAAGTCCGTCACCACCAGGGCGGCGCCAGGGTGAGCGGCGCCTATCAGCCCGGCGCGCTCACCGTGCACCACGACCCGGAGGTCGTCGCGACGGTGACCAAGGCGCTGCGCGGCGCGGGTCGCACGGTCGGCTTCGTGCCGACCATGGGCGCACTGCACGAGGGCCATCTGCAGCTGATCCGTCAGGCCAAGCGCACCAATCAGGTCGTGATCGTCTCGATTTTCGTCAACCCGCTGCAGTTCGGCCCCACCGAGGATCTCGACGCCTACCCGCGCACCCTCGACGCCGATCTCGACCTGCTGCGCACCGAGGGGGTCGAGCTGGTGTTCGCCCCGAGCGTGTCCGACATGTACCCCGAGGGCCCGCGCACCACCGTGCTGCCCGGCCCACTCGGCGCCGAGCTCGACGGCGGAACCCGTCCGACGCATTTCGCCGGCATGCTCACCGTCGTGGCGAAGCTGCTGCAGCTCACCCACGCCTCCGAGGCCTACTTCGGTGAGAAGGACTACCAGCAGCTCACCCTGATCCGGCAGATGGTGCGTGACCTGAACTTCGACGTGAAGATCGTCGCCTACCCCACGGTCCGCGAACCCGACGGTCTGGCGCTGTCCTCGCGCAACCGTTACCTCGACGCGTCCGAACGCGAATCGGCGCTCGCCCTCTCGGCGGCGCTGGCCGCGGGCAGGCATGCCGCCGGTCTGGGCCCCGAGGCCGTCGTCGCGGCCGCCCGCGGGGTGCTCGGCACCGTCGACGGCGTCGACCTGGAATATCTCGAACTGCGCGATGCCAACCTCGGCCCCGCCCCTACCGCGGGCAATGCCCGGCTCCTGGTCGCGGCCAGGGTCGGCCAGACCCGCCTGATCGACAACGCTCCCCTCGTGCTCGGCGCCCAGATCGACGGACACCCCGACGCGAACTCCCTGCCTGCCTCGCAGGCGCAGTAG
- the panD gene encoding aspartate 1-decarboxylase — translation MLRTMMKSKIHRATVTHADLHYVGSVTVDQDLLDAADLLEGEQVCIVDIDNGARLETYVIAGERGSGVIGINGAAAHLVHPGDLVILIAYGQLDEAELPDYAPRVVFVDERNRPVELGADPAHAPEGSGLTSPRSLSFA, via the coding sequence ATGTTGCGCACCATGATGAAGTCGAAGATCCACCGCGCCACGGTGACCCATGCCGACCTGCACTACGTGGGCTCGGTGACCGTCGACCAGGATCTGCTCGACGCCGCCGATCTGCTCGAGGGTGAGCAGGTCTGCATCGTCGACATCGACAACGGCGCCCGCCTCGAGACCTACGTGATCGCGGGCGAGCGCGGCTCGGGCGTGATCGGGATCAACGGCGCCGCGGCCCATCTCGTGCACCCCGGCGACCTGGTGATCCTGATCGCCTACGGCCAGCTCGACGAGGCCGAACTGCCCGACTACGCCCCCAGGGTGGTCTTCGTCGACGAGCGCAACCGTCCGGTGGAGCTCGGCGCCGACCCGGCGCACGCGCCCGAGGGCTCCGGCCTCACCTCCCCGCGCTCGCTGTCGTTCGCCTGA